In the Palaeococcus pacificus DY20341 genome, one interval contains:
- a CDS encoding carbohydrate ABC transporter permease, producing the protein MRKPRMSLTPIFFLLPALALMLPFVIYPIFKTIYFSFLSPDGNFVGLKNYFQVLGSSDIVNLDRFPSSSPPWGALIHNFVWILIHLPITVFLGLLLALLLRREEVKGSSIIKSIVFLGMVIPMIVGGIIIRFLFEKGVGVIPTIFNLFGFESLYKTWTAYPDTALFAVILGSIWLWTGFSMLMYSAGLAAIPKDYYEAAIIDGASPIQIFFYVTFPLLKPVTMVVVSMTLLWELKIFDIVYVATGGGPGGASTVLAIQMWNYFARQLNYNYSAVVAVLLTLLTMIPALWLFRRGRE; encoded by the coding sequence ATGAGAAAGCCCAGAATGTCTCTTACCCCTATTTTCTTTCTTTTGCCTGCTTTGGCTCTAATGCTGCCTTTCGTGATTTATCCAATATTCAAAACAATATACTTCAGCTTTTTGTCTCCCGACGGAAATTTTGTTGGATTAAAAAATTATTTCCAAGTTTTAGGCAGTTCTGATATTGTTAATCTAGATAGATTCCCAAGCTCATCCCCTCCATGGGGTGCGTTAATACACAATTTTGTTTGGATTTTAATTCACCTTCCAATAACTGTGTTTTTAGGCCTCCTACTGGCACTTCTGTTAAGAAGAGAGGAGGTAAAGGGAAGCTCAATAATCAAATCAATCGTATTTTTGGGTATGGTCATTCCTATGATTGTTGGAGGTATAATCATACGCTTCTTGTTTGAAAAAGGAGTTGGCGTAATTCCTACTATTTTTAACCTGTTCGGATTTGAAAGCCTATACAAAACATGGACCGCATATCCCGATACCGCCCTGTTCGCCGTAATACTTGGATCAATTTGGCTTTGGACGGGCTTTAGTATGCTCATGTACTCCGCAGGATTAGCAGCAATACCTAAAGACTACTATGAAGCCGCTATTATAGATGGAGCCTCACCAATACAGATATTCTTCTACGTCACATTCCCACTGCTCAAGCCGGTTACTATGGTAGTGGTATCAATGACATTGCTTTGGGAGCTGAAGATATTCGACATCGTATACGTGGCAACTGGAGGAGGACCGGGAGGAGCCTCAACGGTTCTAGCAATTCAAATGTGGAACTACTTCGCCAGACAGCTAAATTACAACTACTCTGCGGTCGTAGCAGTGCTGCTTACTCTCTTAACAATGATACCTGCACTGTGGCTCTTTAGAAGAGGGAGGGAGTGA
- a CDS encoding NCS2 family permease — MGWFENYFEFDKHKTDMKTEVLAGITTFMTMAYILFVNPAILSDAIGKEAFPSLVTATALAAGLTTIIMALYAKKPFALAPGMGLNAYFTYGVVLGMGYSWQVALAAVFVEGIIFIVLSLTRVRSAVIHAIPLSQKYAIGAGIGLFLTIIGMQEMGFVVDNPATLITLGVQNFATKELWLALFGLFLTGILISRRIKGALLISIITTTIIGIILGVTPMPDKLFAMPTLDHTLFKLDLKGLMNVGALGVIFAFFMVDFFDTLGTITGLSAKAGFLTKDGKVPDAEKILLTDAVGTTMGALFGTSTVTTYIESAAGIEEGGRTGMTALITGALFLVIGLFISPLASIIPSYATAPALIIVGYFMLSAIREVDFDDPTEAIPAFLVLVTIPFTYSIADGIGMGFISYAVIKALSGRGKEVHPLLYVLALVFVAYFLYLGGVIAL; from the coding sequence ATGGGATGGTTTGAGAATTACTTCGAGTTTGATAAGCATAAAACTGATATGAAAACCGAGGTTTTAGCGGGTATAACAACTTTCATGACAATGGCTTACATCCTCTTTGTGAATCCCGCTATTCTAAGCGATGCCATTGGGAAAGAAGCTTTTCCATCCTTAGTTACAGCAACCGCATTGGCCGCGGGATTGACAACTATTATAATGGCCCTCTATGCTAAGAAGCCCTTTGCGCTGGCTCCGGGTATGGGACTCAACGCCTATTTCACATACGGTGTCGTTTTGGGAATGGGCTACTCCTGGCAGGTGGCTTTAGCGGCCGTCTTTGTTGAGGGTATAATATTCATAGTCCTCTCGCTCACAAGGGTGAGGAGCGCTGTAATCCACGCGATTCCGCTCTCACAAAAATACGCCATTGGAGCAGGTATAGGACTTTTCCTGACCATAATTGGAATGCAGGAGATGGGCTTCGTCGTTGACAATCCCGCCACGTTGATAACTCTTGGAGTACAAAACTTCGCTACAAAAGAGCTTTGGTTAGCTTTGTTTGGTCTCTTTTTGACCGGAATTTTAATCTCAAGGCGCATTAAGGGAGCTTTGTTGATATCAATCATTACCACAACTATAATTGGAATAATTTTAGGGGTTACTCCAATGCCCGACAAGCTCTTCGCCATGCCCACATTAGACCACACGCTCTTTAAGCTCGATCTCAAGGGGCTCATGAACGTCGGTGCTCTGGGTGTAATCTTCGCATTCTTCATGGTTGACTTCTTCGATACATTGGGAACGATAACAGGACTCAGCGCTAAGGCAGGATTCTTGACGAAGGATGGAAAAGTGCCAGATGCCGAGAAAATCCTTCTCACAGATGCAGTTGGAACAACAATGGGTGCTTTATTTGGAACATCCACCGTTACAACATATATAGAAAGCGCCGCGGGCATAGAAGAAGGCGGAAGGACAGGAATGACGGCTTTGATAACAGGTGCTCTTTTCTTAGTTATAGGACTCTTCATATCCCCATTAGCTTCAATAATCCCCTCCTACGCCACAGCACCAGCTTTGATAATTGTGGGTTACTTCATGCTCAGCGCAATAAGAGAGGTTGACTTCGACGACCCAACGGAAGCTATCCCCGCGTTCTTAGTGCTCGTAACAATACCATTCACGTACTCAATAGCAGATGGTATAGGCATGGGCTTCATAAGCTATGCAGTGATAAAAGCATTGAGCGGAAGAGGAAAAGAAGTACACCCACTCTTGTACGTGCTCGCTTTAGTATTCGTAGCATACTTCCTCTATCTTGGAGGAGTTATTGCCCTCTGA
- a CDS encoding ABC transporter substrate-binding protein, with translation MRNGKSILSLFLVGLVAFAVVASGCIGGEETTTTPTETTTTPEQVTLTVIGPWSGAEFDAFKKVIDAFESKYPNIKIEYKTQRAEDLATILPLQFDSKEAPADVIAMWGWFITDMGKKGHVMELNDIINKDDYVSGVLDAVTADGKIYGAPFTAGAKPGFWYRKSFFEKHGLTPPTTWDEFVALLEKIKGIEGIKAPIVTGDSVGWPISDVTEHFLITFGGPELQYKLINGEVKFTDPQVKEIFENRIVPLLKAGYFSEPIEWTSAVTAWWNGDYALYFMGTWLTGMVDDPTDLGMFTLPGAKGMVMAPDYWMIPKYTKHPEEAKLFVKFLATEGQKIHVGTNAGKVATYKNVPIDAYWEPMRDVAKVAQGAVTVPDLDDSIGGEWQQAFWDQLKLLWVEPDRLDEILKILDEKFPKS, from the coding sequence GTGAGAAATGGGAAGTCGATATTAAGTTTGTTTTTAGTTGGATTAGTAGCTTTTGCAGTAGTAGCAAGTGGATGTATAGGCGGTGAGGAAACAACCACCACACCAACCGAAACAACTACTACCCCAGAACAGGTAACCCTGACAGTTATAGGCCCGTGGTCAGGGGCTGAGTTTGACGCGTTTAAGAAGGTCATTGATGCTTTTGAAAGCAAATATCCCAACATAAAAATTGAGTATAAAACACAAAGAGCAGAAGATTTAGCAACAATCTTACCGCTTCAATTTGACTCAAAAGAGGCCCCAGCAGATGTCATAGCCATGTGGGGATGGTTCATAACAGACATGGGTAAAAAAGGTCACGTCATGGAGCTTAATGACATAATAAATAAGGATGACTATGTAAGCGGAGTTCTAGACGCCGTAACAGCTGACGGCAAGATTTATGGAGCTCCATTTACAGCAGGAGCTAAGCCCGGTTTCTGGTATAGAAAATCCTTCTTCGAGAAGCATGGACTAACGCCTCCAACAACTTGGGATGAATTTGTTGCACTTCTTGAAAAGATAAAGGGTATCGAGGGTATAAAAGCTCCAATTGTAACAGGTGACAGCGTTGGATGGCCTATTTCAGATGTCACTGAACACTTCTTGATAACCTTTGGAGGCCCTGAGCTCCAGTACAAGCTTATAAACGGTGAGGTTAAGTTTACAGATCCTCAAGTTAAGGAGATATTCGAGAACAGGATAGTTCCACTTCTAAAGGCCGGCTACTTTAGCGAGCCAATCGAGTGGACCTCAGCAGTGACAGCGTGGTGGAATGGAGATTACGCACTCTACTTCATGGGTACATGGCTAACAGGAATGGTGGATGATCCAACAGACCTCGGTATGTTCACACTACCTGGCGCTAAAGGAATGGTAATGGCTCCTGACTACTGGATGATACCAAAGTACACCAAACACCCTGAAGAGGCCAAGCTTTTCGTGAAGTTCCTAGCCACCGAAGGCCAGAAGATACATGTAGGGACCAATGCTGGAAAAGTAGCCACCTATAAGAATGTGCCAATAGACGCCTACTGGGAGCCAATGAGAGATGTGGCAAAAGTAGCCCAAGGAGCTGTGACAGTTCCTGACTTGGACGACAGCATTGGAGGAGAGTGGCAGCAAGCCTTCTGGGATCAGCTAAAACTATTGTGGGTCGAGCCTGATAGACTGGACGAGATATTGAAAATCTTAGATGAGAAGTTCCCTAAGAGCTGA
- a CDS encoding ABC transporter permease — protein MQMKGVKLLLILPLAFLFIFFYLPMISILHEGLWENGFTLKYVVEVLSNSYHRGIIYFTLWQALASTLLTLALGLPGAYIFAKYDFPGKSTVKAILTVPFVMPSIMVALGFILLFGKQGFFTQLIGRDLGILYSWKAILLAHAFYNFPVVVRMVSSLWQRINPHYEEVAMSLGAKGFTLFRKVTLPMLLPGIFASSMLTFIFCFMSFSIPLILGGYKYATLEVDIFTSIMTLLDFKLGSALAIIQIALSFTFMYVYIKSLDLYSKAEEQRIFRTPRPLSFKEILSLRGILIGLYSLIVLVFIVSPLLAVLYNSFNYNGKLSLIWYRRVFSEAYNPIFGANSITAIKNSLLFGFSTVILSTLLALSVSYALHRWEFKGKNLFDALVMLPLGSSAITLGLGYIRTFHKEPLHLLGSWYLIVFAHTIIAYPFVLRAISAVLKKIKPNLKEAALSLGAKEWVAFLKVELPLALGGIIVGAIFAFAMSIAELGATYMLYKPEYTTITIAIYRFLGSRQWGSASAMSVLLMIVSAVSFLIIERIGEEIW, from the coding sequence ATGCAGATGAAAGGGGTAAAGCTACTCTTAATACTCCCTCTCGCATTCCTTTTCATCTTCTTCTACCTCCCCATGATTAGCATACTTCATGAAGGGCTTTGGGAGAACGGATTTACTCTGAAATATGTCGTAGAAGTGCTTTCCAACAGCTACCATAGGGGAATAATCTACTTCACCCTGTGGCAGGCCCTCGCTTCCACGCTCTTAACTTTGGCTCTAGGTCTCCCTGGAGCATATATCTTTGCAAAATACGACTTCCCAGGGAAGAGTACTGTAAAAGCCATTCTAACAGTCCCATTCGTCATGCCAAGCATAATGGTAGCTCTTGGATTCATTCTACTCTTTGGAAAGCAGGGGTTTTTTACACAGCTCATTGGGAGAGATCTGGGTATTCTCTACTCCTGGAAGGCCATACTTTTGGCTCATGCCTTCTACAATTTCCCGGTAGTTGTTAGAATGGTTTCCTCGCTCTGGCAGCGCATAAATCCCCACTACGAGGAAGTTGCTATGAGCTTAGGGGCCAAAGGGTTCACGCTCTTTAGAAAAGTAACCCTCCCAATGCTCCTTCCGGGAATATTTGCCTCTTCAATGCTCACATTCATATTCTGCTTTATGAGCTTCTCAATTCCTCTCATACTGGGCGGCTATAAATACGCCACACTTGAAGTGGACATATTCACTTCAATCATGACCCTCTTAGATTTTAAGCTCGGCTCTGCCCTCGCAATAATCCAGATAGCTCTAAGCTTCACATTCATGTATGTTTACATAAAGAGCCTCGACCTGTACTCAAAAGCGGAGGAGCAGAGGATTTTCAGGACACCAAGACCACTGTCATTCAAAGAAATCCTAAGCTTAAGGGGAATTTTAATTGGACTTTACTCATTGATAGTGCTGGTTTTTATAGTCTCGCCTCTCCTAGCTGTTCTCTACAACTCCTTTAACTATAACGGGAAGCTCAGCCTAATATGGTATAGGCGGGTCTTCAGCGAAGCCTATAATCCAATCTTCGGTGCGAACAGCATTACCGCGATTAAAAACTCGCTCCTCTTCGGTTTTTCAACTGTGATACTCTCCACCCTGCTGGCCCTAAGCGTTTCATATGCACTCCACCGCTGGGAGTTCAAAGGCAAAAACCTCTTTGATGCCCTGGTTATGCTCCCTCTGGGCTCTTCGGCCATCACGCTGGGCTTGGGATACATAAGAACCTTCCACAAAGAGCCCCTCCACCTCCTCGGGAGCTGGTATCTGATAGTTTTTGCCCACACGATAATAGCTTACCCCTTTGTTTTAAGGGCCATCTCAGCGGTGCTTAAAAAAATCAAGCCCAACCTAAAAGAAGCCGCTCTGAGCTTGGGAGCGAAGGAGTGGGTAGCTTTTCTAAAGGTCGAGCTCCCCTTAGCTCTAGGTGGAATAATCGTAGGAGCAATATTTGCATTCGCCATGAGCATAGCTGAGTTAGGAGCCACATACATGCTCTACAAGCCGGAATACACCACCATCACGATAGCTATATACCGCTTTTTGGGCTCGAGGCAATGGGGAAGCGCATCGGCAATGTCAGTTCTCTTGATGATTGTAAGTGCAGTCAGCTTTCTCATAATTGAAAGAATAGGTGAGGAAATATGGTGA
- a CDS encoding L-fucose/L-arabinose isomerase family protein, which yields MLAVATFTDPRKTSLSLEREKALMEKHQRLIHELKDAGFEVVDVNKKLGKYKALEEGRNFGIDSKSEALRASEIINSKSVSGVILGLWHWTESNLITLLAKEINKPLLLYADDDPAWAGSTCITSVGASLWESAVNYHALHHTRIKGDLEKVKAWVRAVEAASKLSRKSLLLFGAPYTLGMEHLMDDLPRLKRFIGDFLMLDQYLIVKKVDAMLSDERLRVRVEEFFSWLTSKAKVKFDDSMLTHEALRRQIAIYLAAKEIYEEYKDEVSGVSIKCQPELSEVYGVTACLIPALFPFNLDAMGEKEVIPATCEGDVKGTISSALLFYLSGKPPLFGDIKYVDDELVLIANCGASSLYYAKLSKNPEENLKATTLQGQCQGASGGALTYRTPKAELTVARLIRIGGEYYLLYFLGEGLEIGKEIEEKLKWGKQWPHTAIKNPLDKNTFISIMGANHLSAVPGDFREELKFVAKLWGIKAVNLADENEVKALLSSL from the coding sequence ATGTTGGCGGTTGCAACTTTTACAGACCCACGAAAAACTTCTCTATCTTTGGAGAGGGAAAAAGCCCTCATGGAAAAGCACCAAAGGCTTATCCATGAGCTCAAAGATGCAGGTTTTGAAGTAGTTGATGTTAATAAAAAGCTCGGGAAGTACAAAGCCCTTGAAGAGGGAAGAAACTTTGGAATAGATAGCAAAAGCGAAGCCTTGCGTGCTTCAGAAATTATCAACTCAAAAAGCGTGAGCGGCGTTATTTTAGGATTGTGGCACTGGACAGAAAGCAATTTAATAACACTTTTAGCCAAAGAGATAAACAAGCCGCTCCTGCTCTATGCAGACGACGACCCAGCGTGGGCTGGTTCAACGTGCATAACTTCAGTTGGAGCTTCTCTATGGGAGAGTGCCGTTAATTATCATGCGCTCCACCATACCCGCATAAAGGGAGATTTAGAGAAGGTTAAAGCATGGGTAAGGGCTGTTGAAGCAGCCTCAAAGCTCTCCAGGAAGTCACTCCTCCTGTTTGGAGCACCTTATACGCTCGGAATGGAGCATCTAATGGACGATTTGCCGAGGCTTAAGCGTTTCATTGGCGACTTCCTCATGCTCGATCAGTATTTAATAGTGAAAAAAGTCGATGCAATGCTCAGCGATGAGAGACTTAGGGTACGGGTAGAGGAGTTCTTTAGTTGGCTAACTTCTAAAGCTAAAGTAAAGTTCGACGATAGTATGCTCACACACGAAGCCCTAAGAAGACAGATAGCCATTTACTTAGCTGCTAAAGAGATTTATGAAGAATACAAAGACGAAGTTTCCGGAGTTTCCATTAAGTGTCAGCCCGAACTCTCGGAAGTCTACGGCGTTACCGCATGCTTAATTCCTGCTTTGTTCCCATTCAACTTAGACGCTATGGGCGAGAAAGAGGTAATCCCCGCGACATGCGAAGGCGACGTTAAAGGAACTATAAGCTCAGCCTTGCTCTTTTACCTAAGCGGAAAGCCACCCCTCTTTGGGGATATAAAGTATGTTGACGATGAGCTTGTATTGATAGCCAACTGCGGAGCTTCATCGCTCTACTATGCGAAGCTAAGCAAAAATCCGGAGGAGAACTTAAAGGCAACGACACTCCAGGGACAGTGCCAAGGAGCGAGCGGTGGTGCTCTAACGTATAGAACTCCAAAAGCAGAGCTAACTGTAGCGAGGCTCATTAGGATCGGAGGGGAATACTACTTGCTCTATTTCCTCGGCGAAGGTCTTGAAATAGGCAAAGAGATCGAAGAAAAGCTCAAGTGGGGCAAACAGTGGCCACATACAGCGATAAAGAACCCTCTGGACAAAAACACTTTCATAAGCATTATGGGTGCAAACCACCTCTCGGCTGTGCCTGGGGACTTTAGGGAAGAGCTCAAGTTTGTCGCAAAGCTGTGGGGAATAAAAGCTGTGAATTTAGCCGATGAGAACGAAGTTAAAGCGCTTTTAAGCTCCCTATGA
- a CDS encoding carbohydrate ABC transporter permease, protein MTSKNLISYKLRKSIISNLIAWIFGLIWLIPFLGVLMASIRPFKEILYGWWNFDELHLSLQNFINALNHPMFPMKDGLLNSLTIAVPSTIVPLIIAALAAYAFARYSFPIKTYLFAFIVFLLAVPQQMTVVPLYFLLRNMHLLNTFRGLILVHSAWGLAWIIFFMRNYFSLLPVDVEEAAKIDGASDFKIFYKIVLPMALPGLISAAILQFTWVWSDFFLALVFLQNPSRYVATQRLPLLRGQYFVDWSLLSAASILVMIVPLFVYAVFQKYYISGMIGWSTEK, encoded by the coding sequence ATGACATCAAAGAATCTTATAAGCTACAAGCTGAGGAAATCAATTATCTCGAATCTAATAGCTTGGATTTTCGGTCTTATTTGGTTAATCCCCTTCTTAGGAGTCTTAATGGCCTCTATCAGGCCTTTTAAGGAAATACTATACGGCTGGTGGAATTTTGACGAGCTTCATCTATCCCTTCAAAATTTCATTAACGCTTTAAACCACCCGATGTTTCCAATGAAAGACGGTCTCCTCAACTCTCTCACTATAGCAGTGCCCAGCACTATCGTTCCACTCATTATAGCAGCTCTTGCCGCATATGCCTTTGCCAGATACAGCTTTCCAATAAAGACCTACCTCTTTGCCTTCATAGTGTTCCTGCTGGCAGTGCCCCAACAAATGACAGTTGTGCCTTTGTACTTCCTCCTCAGAAATATGCACCTGCTGAACACGTTTAGAGGGTTAATCCTTGTCCACTCAGCTTGGGGACTAGCGTGGATAATATTTTTCATGAGGAACTACTTCTCCCTACTCCCCGTAGATGTTGAAGAAGCCGCCAAGATAGATGGTGCATCGGACTTTAAAATATTTTATAAGATAGTGCTACCTATGGCGCTTCCAGGACTCATATCAGCAGCCATCCTTCAATTTACATGGGTTTGGAGCGACTTCTTCCTAGCGTTAGTGTTCCTACAAAATCCCTCAAGATACGTTGCAACCCAGAGACTCCCTCTCCTTAGAGGACAGTACTTTGTGGATTGGAGCTTACTCTCAGCAGCTTCAATATTGGTGATGATAGTGCCCTTGTTTGTCTATGCTGTGTTCCAGAAGTACTATATAAGCGGTATGATAGGGTGGTCTACAGAAAAATGA
- a CDS encoding ABC transporter ATP-binding protein, with protein sequence MAEVRLEGVWKIFGDFAAVKEMNLKIKDGEFMILLGPSGCGKTTTLRMISGLEEPSKGQIYIGDKLVADPEKGVFIPPKDRDIAMVFQSYALYPHMTVYDNIAFPLKLRKIPKQEIDQRVREVAEMLGLMELLKRKPRELSGGQRQRVALGRAIVRKPQVFLMDEPLSNLDAKLRVKMRAELKKLQKQLGVTTIYVTHDQVEAMTMGDRIAVINAGELQQVGTPDEVYNNPANIFVGGFIGSPPMNFLDATLTEDGWVDFGDFRLKVLPDQIEALMEQGYIGKEVIFGIRPEDIYDAFFAQVKIPGENMVKVKVEIVENLGSEKIVHLRVGNLMFFGAFPAESKVREGAEIDVVFDMNKIHIFDKGTKKAVI encoded by the coding sequence GTGGCGGAGGTTCGTTTGGAAGGAGTTTGGAAGATTTTCGGAGACTTTGCAGCTGTTAAAGAGATGAACCTAAAAATCAAGGATGGAGAATTCATGATCTTACTCGGACCAAGTGGGTGCGGTAAAACTACAACTCTCAGAATGATATCAGGTTTGGAGGAACCCAGCAAAGGACAGATATACATCGGCGATAAACTCGTAGCCGACCCAGAAAAAGGCGTATTCATCCCACCAAAAGACAGGGACATTGCAATGGTTTTCCAGAGTTACGCCCTCTATCCGCACATGACGGTTTATGACAACATTGCATTCCCACTTAAACTCAGAAAAATCCCAAAACAGGAAATCGACCAGAGAGTTAGAGAAGTCGCAGAAATGCTAGGCTTAATGGAGCTCCTTAAAAGAAAGCCGAGGGAGCTTTCTGGTGGTCAGAGGCAGAGGGTTGCTCTGGGAAGAGCAATAGTGAGAAAGCCTCAAGTCTTCCTCATGGACGAGCCCCTTTCAAACCTTGACGCTAAGCTTAGGGTTAAGATGAGGGCAGAGTTAAAGAAACTGCAGAAGCAGCTGGGAGTTACTACAATTTACGTTACTCACGACCAAGTGGAAGCAATGACGATGGGTGACAGAATTGCAGTTATAAATGCGGGAGAACTGCAACAAGTTGGCACCCCTGATGAGGTTTACAACAATCCTGCTAACATATTTGTAGGTGGTTTCATTGGCAGTCCACCAATGAATTTCCTAGATGCCACACTTACGGAGGACGGCTGGGTTGATTTTGGAGACTTCAGACTCAAGGTGTTGCCGGATCAAATTGAAGCACTAATGGAGCAGGGGTACATAGGGAAAGAAGTTATTTTTGGTATTAGGCCCGAGGACATTTATGATGCGTTCTTTGCTCAGGTTAAGATACCCGGGGAGAATATGGTCAAAGTTAAAGTGGAAATTGTGGAGAACCTCGGCAGTGAAAAGATTGTGCATTTGAGGGTTGGCAATCTCATGTTTTTTGGAGCTTTCCCCGCAGAGTCAAAAGTTCGCGAAGGAGCAGAAATTGATGTGGTATTTGATATGAACAAAATCCACATCTTTGATAAGGGCACTAAAAAAGCAGTTATATAA
- the trmB gene encoding HTH-type sugar-sensing transcriptional regulator TrmB — protein MEIPPEIFHALSEIGFTKYEILTYWSLLVYGPSTAKEISVRSGIPYNRVYDTIASLKLRGFVTEIEGRTKVYAAYSPKIAFFRFKKELEMVREKLEEALKNAKPESQKPAIWRSNSFEEAIEMFREILDSAKNEVIVVVPSEFFDEIKQNLLKTLERGVTVSLYTDEVSNLLDFKDKGNLFVRQFYKLNHLIGMRDGEEVVNIQNVSFRPKNPPSFRATYPEIIFSQYSLIIEIFKESSLEAEFINNPQDIRFFAMFHAVDFVKRHIKDRAILAEVEGKNLKTNKLETIHGNIIGYTLSFKEAINNIHLESENGVVKLGGMFAVLEDYETTKIKLTIS, from the coding sequence ATGGAAATCCCACCGGAAATATTTCATGCATTAAGCGAAATTGGCTTTACTAAATATGAGATCCTGACCTATTGGTCGCTTTTAGTCTATGGGCCGAGCACTGCCAAGGAAATATCTGTGAGGAGTGGTATTCCATACAACAGAGTTTACGATACCATAGCATCTCTGAAGTTGAGGGGATTTGTCACAGAGATTGAAGGACGTACTAAAGTATATGCTGCTTATTCACCAAAAATAGCATTCTTCAGGTTTAAAAAAGAGCTTGAAATGGTGAGAGAAAAGCTGGAAGAGGCTTTAAAAAATGCCAAGCCCGAGAGTCAAAAACCCGCCATCTGGAGGAGCAACAGCTTTGAAGAAGCTATTGAGATGTTTAGAGAGATATTAGACTCTGCCAAGAATGAAGTTATAGTTGTTGTCCCAAGCGAATTTTTTGATGAAATAAAGCAAAACTTGCTCAAAACGTTGGAAAGGGGAGTTACTGTTTCTCTATACACAGATGAAGTTTCTAATCTCTTAGACTTTAAAGATAAAGGAAATCTTTTTGTGAGGCAGTTTTACAAGCTCAACCACTTAATTGGTATGAGAGATGGAGAAGAGGTTGTCAACATCCAGAACGTAAGCTTTAGGCCGAAAAATCCCCCAAGCTTTAGAGCAACATATCCCGAGATTATCTTCTCCCAGTACAGCCTGATTATCGAGATATTTAAAGAATCTTCTCTTGAAGCTGAATTTATAAACAATCCACAGGATATACGCTTCTTTGCAATGTTCCACGCAGTGGATTTCGTTAAAAGACACATAAAAGACAGGGCAATATTAGCAGAAGTAGAGGGTAAAAACCTCAAAACAAACAAATTGGAGACAATACATGGAAATATCATAGGATATACCCTTTCTTTTAAAGAAGCCATCAACAACATTCATTTGGAGTCTGAGAATGGTGTGGTAAAGCTTGGAGGAATGTTTGCCGTATTAGAGGATTACGAAACAACTAAGATTAAGCTAACAATATCTTGA
- the treT gene encoding trehalose synthase — MFKVEKFGGEGKKLKDYEEIIGIEAVERIREKGEALKGKSFANVNSTAYGGGVAEILHNLIPLMRDVGLDAEWLVIEGVDEFFNVTKSFHNALQGNKELKLTEDMKKLYIETNKMNAQDFDLSSFDYVLIHDPQPAPLIDFYDKKQPWIWRCHIDLSDPNREFWKFLRGFVEKYDRYIFHMEDYVQSDLDHSKVVIMPPSIDPLSEKNMELSESEVLKILERFDVDPEKPIITQVSRFDPWKGIFDVIDVYRKVKEKIPDAQLLLVGVMAHDDPEGWVYFEKTLRKIGEDYDVKVLTNLIGVHAKEVNAFQRASDVVLQMSTREGFGLTVTEAMWKERPVIGRAVGGIRLQIVDGETGFLVRDVNEAAEKAIYLIKNPDAAKEMGEKAKERVKQNFIITKHLERYLDLLNST, encoded by the coding sequence ATGTTTAAAGTTGAGAAGTTTGGAGGAGAAGGCAAGAAGCTAAAGGACTATGAAGAGATAATCGGAATTGAAGCAGTCGAAAGAATTAGGGAAAAGGGTGAAGCCCTAAAAGGAAAGAGCTTCGCAAATGTGAACTCCACAGCTTATGGCGGTGGTGTTGCAGAGATACTCCACAATCTTATTCCACTGATGAGGGATGTTGGATTGGATGCAGAATGGTTAGTTATTGAAGGGGTTGACGAGTTTTTCAACGTAACTAAAAGCTTTCACAACGCTCTGCAGGGCAACAAGGAGCTTAAGCTGACTGAAGACATGAAAAAGCTCTACATAGAGACAAATAAGATGAATGCCCAAGATTTTGACTTAAGCAGCTTTGACTACGTTTTGATCCACGACCCACAGCCAGCCCCTCTCATAGATTTCTACGATAAAAAGCAGCCTTGGATATGGAGGTGCCACATCGACCTAAGCGATCCCAATAGAGAGTTTTGGAAGTTCTTAAGAGGATTCGTTGAGAAGTACGACCGCTACATCTTCCACATGGAAGATTACGTGCAGAGCGACTTAGACCACAGCAAAGTCGTTATAATGCCGCCCTCAATCGATCCTCTAAGCGAAAAGAACATGGAGCTCAGCGAGAGCGAGGTTCTCAAAATACTCGAGAGGTTTGACGTTGACCCTGAGAAGCCAATAATAACCCAAGTTTCACGCTTTGACCCATGGAAAGGAATATTTGACGTTATAGACGTTTACAGAAAAGTCAAGGAGAAAATCCCAGATGCTCAGCTTCTTTTAGTAGGTGTAATGGCTCATGATGATCCAGAAGGTTGGGTTTACTTTGAGAAAACGCTGAGGAAGATAGGAGAGGATTACGACGTTAAAGTCCTCACAAACCTAATAGGAGTTCACGCCAAAGAAGTCAATGCCTTCCAAAGAGCAAGCGATGTTGTACTTCAAATGTCCACCAGGGAGGGCTTTGGCCTAACCGTAACAGAGGCAATGTGGAAAGAGAGACCAGTCATTGGAAGGGCAGTTGGAGGAATAAGGCTCCAAATAGTGGATGGAGAGACTGGATTCCTTGTTAGAGACGTCAATGAAGCCGCAGAAAAAGCAATATACCTCATTAAAAACCCAGATGCTGCAAAAGAAATGGGCGAAAAAGCTAAAGAGAGGGTTAAACAGAATTTCATAATAACCAAGCACCTCGAAAGGTATCTCGACTTGCTTAATTCCACTTAA